A genomic window from Vitis riparia cultivar Riparia Gloire de Montpellier isolate 1030 chromosome 16, EGFV_Vit.rip_1.0, whole genome shotgun sequence includes:
- the LOC117934064 gene encoding stilbene synthase 5-like: MASIEEIRNAQRAKGPATILAIGTATPDHCVYQSDYADYYFRVTKSEHMTELKKKFNRICDKSMIKKRYIHLTEEMLEEHPNIGAYMAPSLNIRQEIITAEVPKLGKEAALKALKEWGQPKSKITHLVFCTTSGVEMPGADYKLANLLGLETSVRRVMLYHQGCYAGGTVLRTAKDLAENNAGARVLVVCSEITVVTFRGPSEDALDSLVGQALFGDGSAAVIVGSDPDVSIERPLFQLVSAAQTFIPNSAGAIAGNLREVGLTFHLWPNVPTLISENIEKCLSQAFDPLGISDWNSLFWIAHPGGPAILDAVEAKLNLEKKKLEATRHVLSEYGNMSSACVLFILDEMRKKSLKGEKATTGEGLDWGVLFGFGPGLTIETVVLHSVPMVTN; encoded by the exons ATGGCTTCAATTGAGGAAATTAGAAACGCTCAACGTGCCAAGGGTCCGGCCACCATCCTAGCCATTGGCACAGCTACTCCCGACCACTGTGTCTACCAGTCTGATTATGCTGATTACTATTTCAGAGTCACTAAGAGCGAGCACATGACTGAGTTGAAGAAGAAGTTCAATCGCATAT GTGACAAATCAATGATCAAGAAGCGTTACATTCATTTGACCGAAGAAATGCTTGAGGAGCACCCAAACATTGGGGCTTATATGGCTCCGTCTCTCAACATACGCCAAGAGATTATCACTGCTGAGGTACCTAAACTTGGTAAAGAAGCAGCATTGAAGGCTCTTAAAGAATGGGGTCAACCAAAGTCCAAGATCACCCATCTTGTATTTTGTACAACCTCCGGTGTAGAAATGCCCGGTGCAGATTACAAACTCGCTAATCTCTTAGGCCTTGAAACATCGGTTAGAAGGGTGATGTTGTACCATCAAGGTTGCTATGCAGGTGGAACTGTCCTTCGAACTGCTAAGGATCTTGCAGAAAATAACGCAGGAGCACGAGTTCTTGTGGTGTGCTCTGAGATCACTGTTGTTACATTTCGTGGGCCTTCCGAAGATGCTTTGGACTCTTTAGTAGGTCAAGCCCTTTTTGGTGATGGGTCAGCAGCTGTGATTGTTGGATCAGATCCAGATGTCTCGATTGAACGACCTCTCTTCCAACTTGTTTCAGCAGCCCAAACGTTTATTCCTAATTCAGCAGGTGCTATTGCGGGTAACTTACGTGAGGTGGGACTCACCTTTCACTTGTGGCCTAATGTGCCTACTTTGATTTCCGAGAACATAGAGAAATGCTTGAGTCAGGCTTTTGACCCACTTGGTATTAGCGATTGGAACTCGTTATTTTGGATTGCTCATCCTGGTGGCCCTGCAATTCTTGATGCAGTTGAAGCAAAACtcaatttagagaaaaagaaacttgAAGCAACAAGGCACGTGTTAAGTGAGTATGGTAACATGTCTAGTGCATGTGTcttgtttattttggatgagATGAGAAAGAAATCCCTAAAGGGGGAAAAAGCCACCACAGGTGAAGGATTGGATTGGGGAGTACTATTCGGTTTTGGGCCAGGCTTGACCATTGAGACCGTTGTGCTGCATAGCGTTCCTATGGTTACAAATTGA
- the LOC117934066 gene encoding stilbene synthase 4-like, with protein MASVEEIRNAQRAKGPATVLAIGTATPDNCLYQSDFADYYFRVTKSEHMTELKKKFNRICDKSMIKKRYSHLTEEMLEEHPNIGAYMAPSLNIRQEIITAEVPKLGKEAALKALKEWGQPKSKITHLVFCTTSGVEMPGADYKLANLLGLETSVRRVMLYHQGCYAGGTVLRTAKDLAENNAGARVLVVCSEITVVTFRGPSETALDSLVGQALFGDGSAAVIVGSDPDFSIERPLFQLVSAAQTFIPNTQGAIAGNLREVGLTFHLWPNVPTLISENIEKCLTQAFDPIGISDWNSLFWIAHPGGPAILDAVEAKLSLDKQKLKATRHVLSEYGNMSSACVLFIMDEMRKKSLKEEKTTTGEGLDWGVLFGFGPGLTIETVVLHSIPRDSN; from the exons ATGGCGTCTGTGGAGGAAATTAGAAATGCTCAGCGTGCCAAGGGTCCGGCCACCGTTCTAGCCATTGGCACAGCTACCCCGGACAACTGTCTGTACCAGTCTGATTTCGCTGATTACTATTTTCGGGTCACTAAGAGCGAGCACATGACCGAGCTCAAGAAGAAGTTCAACCGCATTT GTGATAAATCAATGATCAAGAAGCGTTATAGTCATTTGACTGAAGAAATGCTTGAGGAGCACCCAAACATTGGTGCTTATATGGCTCCATCTCTTAACATACGTCAAGAGATTATTACTGCTGAGGTACCCAAGCTTGGTAAGGAAGCGGCATTGAAGGCTCTTAAAGAGTGGGGTCAACCCAAATCCAAGATTACCCATCTTGTATTTTGTACAACTTCGGGTGTAGAAATGCCCGGTGCCGACTATAAACTCGCTAATCTCCTAGGCCTTGAAACATCAGTCAGAAGAGTAATGTTGTACCATCAAGGGTGCTATGCAGGTGGAACTGTCCTTCGAACCGCTAAGGATCTTGCTGAGAATAATGCAGGAGCACGGGTTCTCGTGGTGTGCTCTGAGATCACCGTTGTTACATTCCGTGGGCCTTCTGAAACTGCTTTGGACTCTTTAGTTGGCCAAGCCCTTTTTGGTGATGGTTCTGCAGCTGTAATTGTTGGATCAGATCCAGATTTCTCGATTGAACGACCACTCTTCCAGCTAGTCTCAGCGGCCCAAACATTCATCCCCAATACCCAAGGTGCTATTGCAGGCAACTTACGTGAAGTGGGTCTCACCTTTCATTTATGGCCTAATGTGCCAACTTTGATCTCCGAAAATATAGAGAAATGTTTGACTCAGGCTTTTGACCCAATTGGAATCAGCGATTGGAATTCCTTATTTTGGATTGCTCATCCAGGTGGCCCAGCTATTCTTGATGCAGTTGAAGCAAAATTGAGTTTGGATAAACAAAAACTTAAAGCAACAAGACATGTTCTAAGTGAATATGGGAACATGTCAAGTGCTTGTGTCTTGTTTATTATGGACGAGATGAGAAAGAAATCgttgaaggaagaaaaaacaacaacagGTGAAGGATTGGATTGGGGCGTCTTGTTTGGCTTTGGACCAGGCCTAACCATCGAGACTGTTGTCCTCCATAGTATTCCTAGGGATTCCAATTGA
- the LOC117934067 gene encoding stilbene synthase 4-like: MASVEEIRNAQRAKGPATVLAIGTATPDNCLYQSDFADYYFRVTKSEHMTELKKKFNRICDKSMIKKRYIHLTEEMLEEHPNIGAYMAPSLNIRQEIITAEVPKLGKEAALKALKEWGQPKSKITHLVFCTTSGVEMPGADYKLANLLGLEPSVRRVMLYHQGCYAGGTVLRTAKDLAENNAGARVLVVCSEITVVTFRGPSEDALDSLVGQALFGDGSAAVIIGSDPDISIERPLFQLVSAAQTFIPNSAGAIAGNLREVGLTFQLWPNVPSLISENIEKCLTKAFDPIGISDWNSLFWIAHPGGPAILDAVEAKLSLEKQKLKATRHILSEYGNMSSACVLFILDEMRKKSLKEGKTTTGEGLDWGVLFGFGPGLTIETVVLHSVQMDSN; this comes from the exons ATGGCGTCTGTGGAGGAAATTAGAAATGCTCAGCGTGCCAAGGGTCCGGCCACCGTTCTAGCCATTGGCACAGCTACCCCGGACAACTGTCTGTACCAGTCTGATTTCGCTGATTACTATTTTCGGGTCACTAAGAGCGAGCACATGACCGAGCTCAAGAAGAAGTTCAACCGCATCT GTGATAAATCAATGATCAAGAAGCGTTACATTCATTTGACCGAAGAAATGCTTGAGGAGCACCCTAACATTGGTGCTTATATGGCTCCATCTCTTAACATCCGCCAAGAGATTATCACTGCTGAGGTGCCCAAGCTTGGCAAGGAAGCAGCATTGAAGGCCCTTAAAGAGTGGGGTCAGCCTAAATCGAAGATCACCCACCTTGTATTTTGTACCACCTCAGGTGTAGAAATGCCTGGTGCAGATTATAAACTCGCTAATCTTTTAGGCCTCGAACCATCTGTCAGAAGAGTGATGTTGTACCATCAAGGGTGCTATGCAGGTGGAACTGTCCTTCGAACTGCCAAGGATCTTGCAGAGAATAATGCAGGAGCACGAGTTCTTGTAGTGTGCTCTGAGATCACTGTTGTTACATTTCGTGGGCCTTCTGAAGATGCTTTGGACTCTTTAGTTGGTCAAGCCCTTTTTGGTGATGGGTCAGCAGCTGTAATCATTGGATCAGATCCCGATATCTCGATTGAACGACCACTCTTCCAGCTTGTTTCAGCAGCACAAACATTTATTCCAAATTCAGCAGGTGCTATTGCCGGCAACTTACGTGAAGTGGGTCTTACCTTTCAATTGTGGCCTAATGTGCCTAGTTTGATATCTGAAAACATAGAGAAGTGTTTGACTAAGGCTTTTGACCCAATTGGTATTAGTGACTGGAATTCCTTATTCTGGATTGCTCATCCCGGTGGCCCAGCTATTCTTGACGCGGTTGAAGCAAAACTCAGTTTAGAAAAACAGAAACTCAAAGCAACAAGACATATTCTAAGTGAATATGGGAACATGTCAAGTGCATGTGTCTTGTTTATTTTAGACGAGATGAGAAAGAAATCGCTCAAGGAAGGAAAGACAACCACAGGTGAAGGACTGGATTGGGGTGTTTTGTTTGGCTTTGGGCCAGGCTTGACCATTGAGACCGTTGTGCTACATAGCGTTCAAATGGATTCAAACTAA
- the LOC117932931 gene encoding stilbene synthase 4-like: MASVEEIRNAQRAKGPATVLAIGTATPDNCLYQSDFADYYFRVTKSEHMTELKKKFNRICDKSMIKKRYIHLTEEMLEEHPNIGAYMAPSLNIRQEIITAEVPKLGKEAALKALKEWGQPKSKITHLVFCTTSGVEMPGADYKLANLLGLEPSVRRVMLYHQGCYAGGTVLRTAKDLAENNVGARVLVVCSEITVVTFRGPSEDALDSLVGQALFGDGSAAVIIGSDPDISIERPLFQLVSAAQTFIPNSAGAIAGNLREVGLTFHLWPNVPTLISENIENCLTKAFDPIGISDWNSLFWIAHPGGPAILDAVEAKVGLDKQKLKATRHILSEYGNMSSACVLFILDEMRKKSLKEGKTTTGEGLDWGVLFGFGPGLTIETVVLHSVGTNSN, encoded by the exons ATGGCGTCTGTGGAGGAAATTAGAAATGCTCAGCGTGCCAAGGGTCCGGCCACCGTTCTAGCCATTGGCACAGCTACCCCGGACAACTGTCTGTACCAGTCTGATTTCGCTGATTACTATTTTCGGGTCACTAAAAGCGAGCACATGACCGAGCTCAAGAAGAAGTTCAACCGCATTT gtGACAAATCCATGATCAAGAAGCGTTACATTCATTTGACCGAAGAAATGCTTGAGGAGCACCCAAACATTGGTGCTTATATGGCTCCATCTCTTAACATACGCCAAGAGATTATCACTGCTGAGGTACCCAAGCTTGGTAAGGAAGCAGCATTGAAGGCTCTTAAAGAGTGGGGTCAACCTAAATCGAAGATCACCCACCTTGTATTTTGTACCACCTCAGGTGTAGAAATGCCTGGTGCAGATTATAAACTCGCTAATCTTTTAGGCCTCGAACCATCTGTCAGAAGAGTGATGTTGTACCATCAAGGGTGCTATGCGGGTGGAACCGTCCTTCGAACCGCTAAGGATCTTGCAGAGAATAATGTAGGAGCACGAGTTCTTGTGGTGTGCTCTGAGATCACTGTTGTTACATTTCGTGGTCCTTCCGAAGATGCTTTGGACTCTTTAGTTGGCCAAGCCCTTTTTGGTGATGGGTCTGCAGCTGTAATCATTGGATCTGATCCAGATATCTCGATTGAACGACCACTCTTTCAACTTGTTTCAGCAGCCCAAACATTTATTCCTAATTCAGCAGGTGCTATTGCAGGCAACTTACGTGAAGTGGGTCTCACCTTTCATTTGTGGCCTAATGTCCCTACCTTGATCTCTGAAAACATTGAGAATTGTTTGACTAAGGCTTTTGACCCAATTGGTATTAGTGATTGGAATTCCTTATTCTGGATTGCTCATCCAGGTGGCCCAGCTATTCTTGACGCAGTTGAAGCAAAAGTCGGTTTAGATAAACAGAAACTCAAAGCAACAAGGCATATTCTAAGTGAATATGGGAACATGTCAAGTGCATGtgtcttatttattttggaCGAGATGAGAAAGAAATCGCTCAAGGAAGGCAAAACGACGACAGGTGAAGGATTGGATTGGGGTGTCTTGTTTGGCTTTGGGCCAGGCCTAACCATTGAGACCGTTGTGCTCCATAGCGTTGGTACAAATTCAAACTAG